A genomic region of Trifolium pratense cultivar HEN17-A07 linkage group LG3, ARS_RC_1.1, whole genome shotgun sequence contains the following coding sequences:
- the LOC123918200 gene encoding folylpolyglutamate synthase-like isoform X2 has product MTQEGDNGSPKSSPYEEALEALSSLITKRTRVGDVNMEERFNVLFKYVKMLELEEAILNLKIIHVAGTKGKGSTCTFTESILRNCGFHTGLFTSPHLIDIRERFRLDGVEICEEKFLAYFWWCYDRLKEKTDDNIPMPTFFHFLALLAFKIFAEEQVDVCIMEVGLGGKYDATNVVQTPIVCGITSLGYDHMEILGNTLSEIAGEKAGIFKHRIPAFTVPQPDEAMHVLKEKASHLNVPLQVTAPLDAKLLNGLKLGLEGEHQYVNAGLSVALCSTWLNINGHLEETLLKQIQHTLPEQFIKGLATASLQGRAQIVRDEHVNKEISNEVVFFLDGAHSPESMEACARWFSLAIKDHNQTLFHQIPDHSNFSNEVMKTHQGEAQKSAQILLFNCMSVRDPQVLLPHLMKTCADHGVYFKKALFVPGLSLYHKVGSHALTPTDSNIDLSWQFTLQRVWENLMQGNKGKNNGAASDDLTGLEMSVSNCEYSAVFSSLPLVLNWLRDRVQQNQSTRFQVLVTGSIHLVGDVLKLIKK; this is encoded by the exons ATGACTCAAG AAGGAGATAATGGGTCTCCAAAATCTTCACCATATGAAGAAGCATTGGAAGCATTGTCATCTTTGATTACTAAACGTACTCGTGTTGGTGATGTCAATATGGAGGAGCGATTCAACGTGCTGTTCAAGTATGTAAAG ATGCTTGAATTGGAGGAGGCGATTTTGAATTTAAAGATTATCCATGTTGCTGGTACCAAAGGGAAG GGATCTACATGCACCTTCACAGAATCTATATTACGCAACTGTGGTTTTCACACTGGCCTTTTCACTTCTCCTCATCTAATTGATATACGAGAAAGATTTCGTTTAGATGG TGTGGAAATCTGTGAAGAGAAATTTTTAGCATATTTCTGGTGGTGTTATGATAGACTAAAG GAAAAAACTGATGACAATATTCCAATGCCTACCTTTTTTCACTTCCTTGCTTTGCTTGCCTTCAAGATATTTGCAGAAGAGCAG GTGGATGTTTGCATAATGGAGGTTGGATTAGGTGGCAAATATGATGCAACAAATGTG GTGCAGACACCTATTGTGTGTGGTATAACTTCTCTTGGGTATGATCACATGGAAATTCTTG GGAATACTCTTAGTGAAATCGCTGGCGAGAAGGCTGGAATCTTCAAG CATCGGATTCCAGCATTTACAGTGCCTCAGCCTGATGAAGCGATGCACGTACTTAAAGAGAAGGCTTCTCACCTTAAC GTACCTCTTCAAGTGACAGCCCCTTTAGACGCCAAATTACTAAATGGTTTAAAACTAGGGCTTGAAGGCGAGCACCAATATGTAAATGCTGGTCTTTCTGTTGCGTTATGCTCTACATGGCTGAATATAAATGGACATCTCGAAGAGACTCTTTTGAAACAGATT CAACACACTTTGCCAGAGCAGTTCATAAAAGGTTTAGCAACTGCAAGTCTGCAAGGAAGGGCTCAGATTGTTCGTGATGAACACGTCAACAAAGAAATCTCAAATGAAGTTGTCTTCTTTTTGGACGGGGCTCATAGTCCTGAAAGCATGGAAGCATGTGCAAGGTGGTTTTCTCTTGCGATCAAAGACCACAACCAGACCTTGTTTCATCAGATACCTGATCATTCCAATTTCTCAAATGAAGTGATGAAGACGCACCAAGGTGAAGCACAAAAATCTGCTCAG ATTTTGCTGTTCAATTGTATGTCTGTACGAGATCCTCAGGTTCTTCTTCCTCACTTGATGAAAACTTGTGCCGATCATG GTGTGTACTTCAAGAAGGCACTATTTGTACCTGGTTTATCATTGTACCACAAAGTTGGATCCCATGCTTTAACACCAACTGATTCTAACATTGACCTGTCATGGCAGTTCACTCTACAAAGAGTATGGGAAAATCTCATGCAAGGGAACAAAG GCAAGAATAACGGTGCGGCTTCTGATGATTTAACTGGCCTGGAAATGAGTGTCAGCAATTGTGAATACAGTGCAGTGTTTTCCTCATTACCGCTGGTTCTTAATTGGCTTAGGGACAGAGTACAACAAAACCAGTCAACTCGCTTTCAG GTCCTTGTAACTGGTTCCATACATCTTGTTGGTGATGTGTTGAAATTAATCAAGAAGTGA
- the LOC123918200 gene encoding folylpolyglutamate synthase-like isoform X1, whose product MTQEGDNGSPKSSPYEEALEALSSLITKRTRVGDVNMEERFNVLFKYVKMLELEEAILNLKIIHVAGTKGKGSTCTFTESILRNCGFHTGLFTSPHLIDIRERFRLDGVEICEEKFLAYFWWCYDRLKEKTDDNIPMPTFFHFLALLAFKIFAEEQVDVCIMEVGLGGKYDATNVVQTPIVCGITSLGYDHMEILGNTLSEIAGEKAGIFKHRIPAFTVPQPDEAMHVLKEKASHLNVPLQVTAPLDAKLLNGLKLGLEGEHQYVNAGLSVALCSTWLNINGHLEETLLKQIQHTLPEQFIKGLATASLQGRAQIVRDEHVNKEISNEVVFFLDGAHSPESMEACARWFSLAIKDHNQTLFHQIPDHSNFSNEVMKTHQGEAQKSAQILLFNCMSVRDPQVLLPHLMKTCADHGVYFKKALFVPGLSLYHKVGSHALTPTDSNIDLSWQFTLQRVWENLMQGNKAGKNNGAASDDLTGLEMSVSNCEYSAVFSSLPLVLNWLRDRVQQNQSTRFQVLVTGSIHLVGDVLKLIKK is encoded by the exons ATGACTCAAG AAGGAGATAATGGGTCTCCAAAATCTTCACCATATGAAGAAGCATTGGAAGCATTGTCATCTTTGATTACTAAACGTACTCGTGTTGGTGATGTCAATATGGAGGAGCGATTCAACGTGCTGTTCAAGTATGTAAAG ATGCTTGAATTGGAGGAGGCGATTTTGAATTTAAAGATTATCCATGTTGCTGGTACCAAAGGGAAG GGATCTACATGCACCTTCACAGAATCTATATTACGCAACTGTGGTTTTCACACTGGCCTTTTCACTTCTCCTCATCTAATTGATATACGAGAAAGATTTCGTTTAGATGG TGTGGAAATCTGTGAAGAGAAATTTTTAGCATATTTCTGGTGGTGTTATGATAGACTAAAG GAAAAAACTGATGACAATATTCCAATGCCTACCTTTTTTCACTTCCTTGCTTTGCTTGCCTTCAAGATATTTGCAGAAGAGCAG GTGGATGTTTGCATAATGGAGGTTGGATTAGGTGGCAAATATGATGCAACAAATGTG GTGCAGACACCTATTGTGTGTGGTATAACTTCTCTTGGGTATGATCACATGGAAATTCTTG GGAATACTCTTAGTGAAATCGCTGGCGAGAAGGCTGGAATCTTCAAG CATCGGATTCCAGCATTTACAGTGCCTCAGCCTGATGAAGCGATGCACGTACTTAAAGAGAAGGCTTCTCACCTTAAC GTACCTCTTCAAGTGACAGCCCCTTTAGACGCCAAATTACTAAATGGTTTAAAACTAGGGCTTGAAGGCGAGCACCAATATGTAAATGCTGGTCTTTCTGTTGCGTTATGCTCTACATGGCTGAATATAAATGGACATCTCGAAGAGACTCTTTTGAAACAGATT CAACACACTTTGCCAGAGCAGTTCATAAAAGGTTTAGCAACTGCAAGTCTGCAAGGAAGGGCTCAGATTGTTCGTGATGAACACGTCAACAAAGAAATCTCAAATGAAGTTGTCTTCTTTTTGGACGGGGCTCATAGTCCTGAAAGCATGGAAGCATGTGCAAGGTGGTTTTCTCTTGCGATCAAAGACCACAACCAGACCTTGTTTCATCAGATACCTGATCATTCCAATTTCTCAAATGAAGTGATGAAGACGCACCAAGGTGAAGCACAAAAATCTGCTCAG ATTTTGCTGTTCAATTGTATGTCTGTACGAGATCCTCAGGTTCTTCTTCCTCACTTGATGAAAACTTGTGCCGATCATG GTGTGTACTTCAAGAAGGCACTATTTGTACCTGGTTTATCATTGTACCACAAAGTTGGATCCCATGCTTTAACACCAACTGATTCTAACATTGACCTGTCATGGCAGTTCACTCTACAAAGAGTATGGGAAAATCTCATGCAAGGGAACAAAG CAGGCAAGAATAACGGTGCGGCTTCTGATGATTTAACTGGCCTGGAAATGAGTGTCAGCAATTGTGAATACAGTGCAGTGTTTTCCTCATTACCGCTGGTTCTTAATTGGCTTAGGGACAGAGTACAACAAAACCAGTCAACTCGCTTTCAG GTCCTTGTAACTGGTTCCATACATCTTGTTGGTGATGTGTTGAAATTAATCAAGAAGTGA
- the LOC123918200 gene encoding folylpolyglutamate synthase-like isoform X3, which yields MPTFFHFLALLAFKIFAEEQVDVCIMEVGLGGKYDATNVVQTPIVCGITSLGYDHMEILGNTLSEIAGEKAGIFKHRIPAFTVPQPDEAMHVLKEKASHLNVPLQVTAPLDAKLLNGLKLGLEGEHQYVNAGLSVALCSTWLNINGHLEETLLKQIQHTLPEQFIKGLATASLQGRAQIVRDEHVNKEISNEVVFFLDGAHSPESMEACARWFSLAIKDHNQTLFHQIPDHSNFSNEVMKTHQGEAQKSAQILLFNCMSVRDPQVLLPHLMKTCADHGVYFKKALFVPGLSLYHKVGSHALTPTDSNIDLSWQFTLQRVWENLMQGNKAGKNNGAASDDLTGLEMSVSNCEYSAVFSSLPLVLNWLRDRVQQNQSTRFQVLVTGSIHLVGDVLKLIKK from the exons ATGCCTACCTTTTTTCACTTCCTTGCTTTGCTTGCCTTCAAGATATTTGCAGAAGAGCAG GTGGATGTTTGCATAATGGAGGTTGGATTAGGTGGCAAATATGATGCAACAAATGTG GTGCAGACACCTATTGTGTGTGGTATAACTTCTCTTGGGTATGATCACATGGAAATTCTTG GGAATACTCTTAGTGAAATCGCTGGCGAGAAGGCTGGAATCTTCAAG CATCGGATTCCAGCATTTACAGTGCCTCAGCCTGATGAAGCGATGCACGTACTTAAAGAGAAGGCTTCTCACCTTAAC GTACCTCTTCAAGTGACAGCCCCTTTAGACGCCAAATTACTAAATGGTTTAAAACTAGGGCTTGAAGGCGAGCACCAATATGTAAATGCTGGTCTTTCTGTTGCGTTATGCTCTACATGGCTGAATATAAATGGACATCTCGAAGAGACTCTTTTGAAACAGATT CAACACACTTTGCCAGAGCAGTTCATAAAAGGTTTAGCAACTGCAAGTCTGCAAGGAAGGGCTCAGATTGTTCGTGATGAACACGTCAACAAAGAAATCTCAAATGAAGTTGTCTTCTTTTTGGACGGGGCTCATAGTCCTGAAAGCATGGAAGCATGTGCAAGGTGGTTTTCTCTTGCGATCAAAGACCACAACCAGACCTTGTTTCATCAGATACCTGATCATTCCAATTTCTCAAATGAAGTGATGAAGACGCACCAAGGTGAAGCACAAAAATCTGCTCAG ATTTTGCTGTTCAATTGTATGTCTGTACGAGATCCTCAGGTTCTTCTTCCTCACTTGATGAAAACTTGTGCCGATCATG GTGTGTACTTCAAGAAGGCACTATTTGTACCTGGTTTATCATTGTACCACAAAGTTGGATCCCATGCTTTAACACCAACTGATTCTAACATTGACCTGTCATGGCAGTTCACTCTACAAAGAGTATGGGAAAATCTCATGCAAGGGAACAAAG CAGGCAAGAATAACGGTGCGGCTTCTGATGATTTAACTGGCCTGGAAATGAGTGTCAGCAATTGTGAATACAGTGCAGTGTTTTCCTCATTACCGCTGGTTCTTAATTGGCTTAGGGACAGAGTACAACAAAACCAGTCAACTCGCTTTCAG GTCCTTGTAACTGGTTCCATACATCTTGTTGGTGATGTGTTGAAATTAATCAAGAAGTGA